Proteins from one Oryza sativa Japonica Group chromosome 12, ASM3414082v1 genomic window:
- the LOC4351922 gene encoding caffeoylshikimate esterase isoform X3, protein MADDGFKYHEEYVTNKRGMKLFACQWSPLDHEPKALIFLCHGYAMECSISMRGTGVRLAKAGFTVHGLDYQGHGKSEGLQGYINSFDDVVVDCSNYFASVCERGECKGKKKFLLGESMGGAIVLMLHRKEPTNWDGAILVAPMCKIVEDMKPRPIVITILSKLSNVIPTWKIIPTEDVIDKAIKSEEWRQEVRNNPYCYKGRPRLKTGYELFMASLDIESTLDKVTLPFIIVHGGDDAVTDPSVSEELYTSAQSKDKTLKLYPGMCHALTSVHGH, encoded by the exons ATGGCAGATGATGGTTTCAAATATCATGAG GAATATGTTACAAATAAACGAGGGATGAAGCTCTTTGCATGCCAATGGAGTCCTTTAGACCATGAACCGAAAGCTCTAATCTTCCTATGCCATG GATATGCCATGGAATGCAGCATTTCAATGAGAG GAACAGGTGTTCGGTTGGCAAAGGCTGGATTTACAGTGCACGGATTGGACTATCAGGGCCATGGGAAGTCCGAAGGACTTCAAGGCTATATCAATAGTTTTGATGATGTTGTTGTTGATTGCTCGAACTACTTTGCAAGTGTTTGTG AAAGAGGAGAgtgcaaaggaaaaaagaagttCCTTCTTGGTGAGTCAATGGGAGGCGCTATTGTGCTGATGCTACATAGGAAGGAACCTACAAATTGGGATGGGGCTATTTTGGTTGCCCCCATGTGCAAG ATTGTAGAAGATATGAAGCCTCGTCCCATTGTGATAACAATCCTAAGCAAGCTTAGCAACGTGATACCTACATGGAAAATTATTCCTACTGAAGATGTCATTGATAAGGCAATTAAAAGCGAGGAGTGGCGTCAAGAG GTAAGAAACAATCCATATTGCTATAAAGGAAGGCCTAGGTTAAAGACTGGTTATGAACTTTTTATGGCAAGCTTGGATATTGAAAGCACTCTTGACAAG GTTACACTACCATTCATCATTGTCCATGGTGGTGATGATGCCGTCACAGATCCATCAGTAAGTGAAGAACTGTATACATCAGCTCAGAGCAAGGACAAAACACTGAAACTGTACCCAGGGATGTGTCACGCCCTGACATCTG TGCATGGTCACTGA
- the LOC4351922 gene encoding caffeoylshikimate esterase isoform X1, with the protein MADDGFKYHEEYVTNKRGMKLFACQWSPLDHEPKALIFLCHGYAMECSISMRGTGVRLAKAGFTVHGLDYQGHGKSEGLQGYINSFDDVVVDCSNYFASVCERGECKGKKKFLLGESMGGAIVLMLHRKEPTNWDGAILVAPMCKIVEDMKPRPIVITILSKLSNVIPTWKIIPTEDVIDKAIKSEEWRQEVRNNPYCYKGRPRLKTGYELFMASLDIESTLDKVTLPFIIVHGGDDAVTDPSVSEELYTSAQSKDKTLKLYPGMCHALTSGEPASNIDIVFLDIIKWLDERVSVS; encoded by the exons ATGGCAGATGATGGTTTCAAATATCATGAG GAATATGTTACAAATAAACGAGGGATGAAGCTCTTTGCATGCCAATGGAGTCCTTTAGACCATGAACCGAAAGCTCTAATCTTCCTATGCCATG GATATGCCATGGAATGCAGCATTTCAATGAGAG GAACAGGTGTTCGGTTGGCAAAGGCTGGATTTACAGTGCACGGATTGGACTATCAGGGCCATGGGAAGTCCGAAGGACTTCAAGGCTATATCAATAGTTTTGATGATGTTGTTGTTGATTGCTCGAACTACTTTGCAAGTGTTTGTG AAAGAGGAGAgtgcaaaggaaaaaagaagttCCTTCTTGGTGAGTCAATGGGAGGCGCTATTGTGCTGATGCTACATAGGAAGGAACCTACAAATTGGGATGGGGCTATTTTGGTTGCCCCCATGTGCAAG ATTGTAGAAGATATGAAGCCTCGTCCCATTGTGATAACAATCCTAAGCAAGCTTAGCAACGTGATACCTACATGGAAAATTATTCCTACTGAAGATGTCATTGATAAGGCAATTAAAAGCGAGGAGTGGCGTCAAGAG GTAAGAAACAATCCATATTGCTATAAAGGAAGGCCTAGGTTAAAGACTGGTTATGAACTTTTTATGGCAAGCTTGGATATTGAAAGCACTCTTGACAAG GTTACACTACCATTCATCATTGTCCATGGTGGTGATGATGCCGTCACAGATCCATCAGTAAGTGAAGAACTGTATACATCAGCTCAGAGCAAGGACAAAACACTGAAACTGTACCCAGGGATGTGTCACGCCCTGACATCTGGTGAGCCCGCAAGCAACATTGACATTGTATTTTTGGACATCATTAAGTGGCTTGATGAGAGGGTATCAGTTTCATAA
- the LOC4351922 gene encoding caffeoylshikimate esterase isoform X2, translated as MADDGFKYHEEYVTNKRGMKLFACQWSPLDHEPKALIFLCHGYAMECSISMRGTGVRLAKAGFTVHGLDYQGHGKSEGLQGYINSFDDVVVDCSNYFASVCERGECKGKKKFLLGESMGGAIVLMLHRKEPTNWDGAILVAPMCKIVEDMKPRPIVITILSKLSNVIPTWKIIPTEDVIDKAIKSEEWRQEVRNNPYCYKGRPRLKTGYELFMASLDIESTLDKVTLPFIIVHGGDDAVTDPSVSEELYTSAQSKDKTLKLYPGMCHALTSEMLILVERRLCSTRTYGIPPL; from the exons ATGGCAGATGATGGTTTCAAATATCATGAG GAATATGTTACAAATAAACGAGGGATGAAGCTCTTTGCATGCCAATGGAGTCCTTTAGACCATGAACCGAAAGCTCTAATCTTCCTATGCCATG GATATGCCATGGAATGCAGCATTTCAATGAGAG GAACAGGTGTTCGGTTGGCAAAGGCTGGATTTACAGTGCACGGATTGGACTATCAGGGCCATGGGAAGTCCGAAGGACTTCAAGGCTATATCAATAGTTTTGATGATGTTGTTGTTGATTGCTCGAACTACTTTGCAAGTGTTTGTG AAAGAGGAGAgtgcaaaggaaaaaagaagttCCTTCTTGGTGAGTCAATGGGAGGCGCTATTGTGCTGATGCTACATAGGAAGGAACCTACAAATTGGGATGGGGCTATTTTGGTTGCCCCCATGTGCAAG ATTGTAGAAGATATGAAGCCTCGTCCCATTGTGATAACAATCCTAAGCAAGCTTAGCAACGTGATACCTACATGGAAAATTATTCCTACTGAAGATGTCATTGATAAGGCAATTAAAAGCGAGGAGTGGCGTCAAGAG GTAAGAAACAATCCATATTGCTATAAAGGAAGGCCTAGGTTAAAGACTGGTTATGAACTTTTTATGGCAAGCTTGGATATTGAAAGCACTCTTGACAAG GTTACACTACCATTCATCATTGTCCATGGTGGTGATGATGCCGTCACAGATCCATCAGTAAGTGAAGAACTGTATACATCAGCTCAGAGCAAGGACAAAACACTGAAACTGTACCCAGGGATGTGTCACGCCCTGACATCTG AAATGCTCATTTTGGTGGAAAGACGGCTTTGTTCTACAAGGACCTATGGTATACCTCCACTCTAG
- the LOC4351923 gene encoding uncharacterized protein produces the protein MGSGESTAAAAATMAWPRWRRRHGWQLPLHPLQLVGMAVFAVLVAAFYVVLGPYLGSTVAGNTLLALFSSSAAGAAALYVRCTAVDPSDRTHAKKMKRRRQLARARAGRRGGGGGGRLPRLRYGYILWRYVVRLLRRVEVRVMNRWVRRSYLEQWNSSVQLDPMLPFAFTSLDDIVSPHAAAGHDISYCPVCDCEVKLRSKHCKTCDRCVDGFDHHCRWLNNCIGRRNYASFILLMFFVLLMLVIEGGTAIAIFVRCFTDSKGLKMEMEHRLHIRLPKGAHAALSMVFVIFTLYSTVALGQLFFFHVVLIRKGMRTYDYILAMREAAQAFDPFDDSDSSSDESIDFDSPERPSFLSRIFCRKDELSESTRKLSIRIENEPSDGTRRKDDIQINPWTLIKMSKEKAMAAAERARERIRNKLPSTTTSPMKPLPVETKRGPLNQERKHIMTGKEIVPVFTKSWLSGSPTARLSSPRRRFSGSPSPKPQRHRSNFDLRLAEVSRELESHISKQVLCSVVMKGVEDEDSPSCSFMLLYIYIVVCMLLLCIPISEHLGTAIHGENTLTLLIRASLCRSLVPFITSLACSFHHLLISSRNLATSTNSDRTAQSTMAAAAARSGAHPPSFASSLGRCRVLPVVVVRRPGGAARPSPLLAPARCAAAVGTAAPKVEGGGRRSSEQGQLAVAPARLVDELVEEALVWSSQHGLVVGDKNHPRSGKAPGVGLLHAPFALLPMSFSKVYWDQAVELAPLFNELVDRVSLDGDFLQETLARTKEVDSFTGRLLDIHAKMMKLNKKEDVRLGLTRSDYMIDGATDQLLQVELNTISTSSNGLACGVCELHRNLIRQHERELGLDPESVVGNTAIAQHAEALAGAWAEFNNQSSVVLVVVQPEERYMYDQYWITVALREMYGVTTIRKTMAAIDAEGELRPDGTLTIDGLPVAVVYFRAGYTPNDYPSEAEWRARLLIECSSAIKCPSIAHHLVGTKKIQQELAKENVLERFLDNKADIEKVRKCFAGLWSLENDSIVMSAIESPELFVLKPQREGGGNNIYGDNLRETLISLKKDGSNELAAYILMQRIFPPASLCYLVRDGTCIRENAVSEFGIFGAYLRNKDRVIINDQCGYLMRTKAASLNEGGVVAGYAFLNSVFLT, from the exons ATGGGCAGCGGCGaatccacggcggcggcggcggcgacgatggcgtggccgcgctggcgccgccgccacggctggCAGCTCCCCCTCCACCCTCTCCAG CTGGTGGGCATGGCGGTGttcgccgtcctcgtcgccgcGTTCTACGTCGTCCTCGGGCCGTACCTCGGCAGCACCGTCGCGGGGAACACCCTCCtcgccctcttctcctcctcg gcggcgggcgcggcggcgctctACGTGCGGTGCACGGCGGTGGACCCGTCGGACCGGACGCACGCGAAGAAGAtgaagaggcggcggcagctggcGAGGGCCCGCgcaggccgccgcggcggcggaggaggggggaggttGCCGAGGCTGAGGTACGGGTACATCCTGTGGCGGTACGTCGTGCGGCTGCTCCGGCGGGTGGAGGTCCGCGTGATGAACCGGTGGGTGCGGCGGAGCTACCTCGAGCAGTGGAACTCCAGCGTCCAGCTCGACCCCATGCTCCCCTTCGCCTTCACCAGCCTCGACGACATCGtctcgccgcacgccgccgccggccacgacaTCTCCTACTGCCCCGTCTGTGATTGCGAG GTGAAATTGCGCAGCAAGCACTGCAAGACCTGTGATCGCTGTGTTGATGGATTTGATCACCACTGCAGG TGGCTGAACAATTGCATTGGAAGAAGGAACTATGCATCATTTATTCTGCTCATGTTCTTTGTCCTGCTCATG CTTGTTATTGAGGGAGGAACAGCAATCGCGATCTTCGTTCGCTGCTTTACCGACAGCAAAGGGTTGAAAATGGAAATGGAACACAGGCTTCACATCAGGCTCCCAAAAGGAGCACATGCAGCGTTATCA ATGGTTTTTGTGATCTTCACCTTATACAGTACTGTAGCACTGGGTCAGCTCTTCTTCTTCCATGTTGTGCTTATTAGAAAG GGAATGAGGACATATGATTACATCCTTGCTATGAGAGAAGCAGCACAAGCATTTGACCCTTTCGATGACTCTGATTCGTCGTCTGATGAGAGTATCGACTTCGATTCACCAGAAAGGCCATCCTTTCTGTCAAGGATCTTCTGCAGAAAAGATGAATTAAGTGAA AGTACCCGAAAGCTATCCATCAGGATTGAAAATGAGCCCAGTGATGGAACAAGAAGGAAAGATGACATCCAGATCAACCCATGGACGTTGATCAAGATGAGCAAGGAGAAGGCTATGGCAGCCGCTGAGCGTGCCCGTGAGCGAATCAGGAACAAGCTGCCATCAACAACAACCTCACCGATGAAACCATTACCGGTGGAGACAAAGAGAGGTCCTCTGAACCAAGAGAGAAAGCACATCATGACAGGGAAGGAGATTGTTCCTGTTTTCACCAAGAGCTGGTTGTCAGGATCCCCGACAGCAAGGCTGTCAAGCCCAAGAAGACGATTCTCCGGTTCACCATCTCCGAAACCACAGAGACACCGGAGCAACTTCGATCTGAGACTTGCAGAGGTGTCAAGAGAGCTTGAGTCCCACATCTCAAAGCAGGTTCTTTGCTCCGTTGTCATGAAGGGTGTTGAAGATGAAGATTCTCCATCCT GTTCATTCATGCTGCTCTACATATACATAGTTGTTTGTATGTTGCTGTTGTGTATTCCAATCTCTGAACACTTGGGTACAGCAATCCATG gGGAAAACACGTTGACCTTACTAATCCGAGCTAGTCTATGTCGAAGTCTCGTTCCCTTTATAACTAGCTTAGCTTGCTCCTTTCATCACCTTCTCATATCATCAAGAAACCTCGCGACCTCCACCAACTCCGATCGAACAGCCCAATcgaccatggccgccgccgccgcccgttccGGCGCGCATCCGCCATCGTTCGCCTCCTCGCTCGGCCGGTGCAGGGTTCTTCCAGTCGTGGTGGTGCGTCGGCCGGGCGGTGCCGCGAGGCCGTCACCGCTGCTCGCTCCGGcgaggtgcgccgccgccgtcgggacggcggcgcccaaggtggagggcggcggacggcggtcgTCGGAGCAGGGGCagctggcggtggcgccggcgcggcTGGTGGATGAGCTGGTCGAGGAGGCGCTGGTGTGGTCGTCGCAGCACGGCCTCGTCGTTGGCGACAAGAACCACCCG AGATCAGGAAAAGCTCCCGGTGTTGGTTTGCTCCATGCCCCATTTGCTCTACTGCCAATGTCATTTTCGAAAGTTTACTGGGATCAGGCGGTTGAATTGGCTCCCCTTTTCAATGAGCTTGTTGATCGTGTTAGTTTGGATGGGGATTTTTTGCAGGAGACTTTGGCAAG AACGAAAGAGGTGGATTCATTCACTGGAAGGCTTCTTGATATCCATGCAAAGATGATGAAACTAAACAAGAAAGAG GATGTTAGGTTGGGTCTTACTAGGTCAGATTACATGATTGATGGGGCCACTGACCAGCTTCTTCAAGTTGAACTCAACACCATTTCAACATCATCCAACGGTCTTGCTTGCGGTGTATGTGAACTTCACAG AAACCTGATTAGGCAGCATGAGAGGGAGCTCGGTTTGGATCCAGAGAGTGTTGTTGGGAACACAGCAATTGCTCAGCATGCTGAAGCATTAGCTGGAGCATGGGCTGAGTTCAACAATCAAAG TTCAGTAGTTCTGGTGGTTGTTCAACCAGAAGAAAGGTACATGTATGACCAATATTGGATAACTGTCGCCTTGAGAGAAAT GTATGGGGTGACGACAATTCGCAAAACAATGGCTGCAATAGATGCAGAAGGAGAGCTCCGTCCTGACGGTACACTAACAAT AGATGGATTGCCAGTTGCTGTTGTGTACTTCAGAGCAGGTTATACACCAAATGATTACCCTTCAGAAGCG GAATGGAGAGCAAGACTCTTGATTGAGTGTTCCTCTGCTATTAAGTGCCCATCAATAGCACACCATCTTGTTGGAACCAAAAAGATTCAACAAGAATTGGCAAAAGAAAATGTGCTCGAAAG GTTTCTTGACAACAAAGCCGACATAGAAAAAGTTCGGAAATGCTTTGCAGGGCTATGGAGCTTGGAGAATGACAGTATAGTCATGTCTGCTATTGAATCACCAGAATTGTTTGTTCTGAAGCCACAAAGAGAGGGTGGAG GAAACAACATTTATGGGGACAATCTGCGTGAAACACTGATAAGTCTGAAGAAGGATGGAAGCAATGAACTTGCAGCCTACATCCTAATGCAGAGGATCTTTCCACCAGCATCACTCTGCTATCTAGTCCGAGATGGCACATGCATTCGGGAAAATGCGGTTTCTGAATTTGGAATTTTTGGAGCCTACCTGCG GAACAAAGACAGGGTCATTATAAATGACCAGTGTGGTTATTTGATGAGAACCAAGGCTGCCTCACTGAACGAAGGTGGGGTAGTTGCTGGATACGCATTTTTGAACAGCGTATTCCTGACATGA
- the LOC4351925 gene encoding isoflavone reductase homolog, with translation MAMEKSRVLIVGGTGYIGRRIVAASLAEGHPTFVLLRPEIGLDIDKLQILLAFKAQGARLLEASLDDHDGLVAAVRQVDVVVSAMSGVHLRSHNLMLQLKLVEAIKEAGNVKRFLPSEFGMDPSRMGNALEPGRVTFDEKMEIRRAIEDAKIPHTYVSSNCFAAYFCPNLSQLTSFLPPKERVNVYGDGNVKAFFVDEDDVGTYTIKSIDDPRTLNKTIYIRPQDNCLTHNELIAMWEKLSGKSLTKFHIPAEEFLAPMKDMQFAFQVGITHFYHIFYEGCLTNFDIGDNGAEATILYPEVQYTRIDEFLKRYL, from the exons ATGGCCATGGAGAAGAGCCGGGTCCTCATCGTCGGCGGCACCGGCTACATCGGCCGGCGGATCGTGGCGGCGAGCTTGGCGGAGGGCCACCCCACCTTCGTCCTGCTCCGGCCGGAGATCGGCCTCGACATCGACAAGCTCCAGATACTGCTGGCCTTCAAGGCGCAAGGCGCGCGGCTCCTCGAGGCGTCGCTCGACGACCACGATGGCCTCGTCGCCGCGGTCCGGCAGGTGgacgtcgtcgtctccgccatGTCCGGCGTCCACCTCCGCAGCCACAACCTCATGCTCCAGCTCAAGCTTGTCGAGGCCATCAAAGAAGCTGGAAATGTCAag CGTTTCCTGCCGTCAGAATTTGGCATGGATCCATCAAGGATGGGGAATGCTCTTGAACCTGGGAGGGTTACATTTGATGAGAAGATGGAGATAAGAAGAGCAATTGAGGATGCAAAAATCCCCCACACATATGTTTCTTCCAACTGCTTTGCTGCTTACTTCTGTCCTAATCTCAGCCAGCTGacctccttcctccctcccaaAGAGAGAGTTAATGTGTATGGGGATGGTAACGTCAAAG CGTTTTTTGTGGATGAAGATGATGTGGGAACATATACAATCAAATCAATCGATGATCCTCGCACCTTGAACAAGACAATATACATAAGACCACAAGATAATTGCCTCACTCATAACGAGCTGATCGCAATGTGGGAAAAACTCTCTGGAAAAAGTCTTACGAAATTCCACATACCTGCTGAAGAATTTTTGGCTCCAATGAAAG ATATGCAATTTGCTTTTCAAGTGGGAATAACACATTTCTACCACATTTTCTACGAGGGTTGCTTAACAAACTTTGACATTGGTGACAATGGAGCCGAAGCAACTATACTGTACCCAGAGGTTCAGTACACCCGCATTGATGAATTCCTGAAACGCTATCTGTAA